The DNA window GTGAACCATCTGAAGCACAACCAGATTACTCAACCAGGTAACTGTTAAGTGATAGTTTAATTGTTCCCAGCTGAATTTGTTCTCTCTCACCTTAAAATAGTTAGGATCAAGTGAATATTGATTGCTCTTTCTGGTAATATTTATTGTTTTGAATTATTGGTCCCTTAGTAATATCATGCTGTTGGGATATTTTTTCCAGATAGCATCATATTTGCAATAATCTCTgcaattttaaacatttaatgaaTGCAGGATCAAAGATATCCTTGAAAAGTCACAAGAACCAAACTGCAACAAAACATAGTTCTTCGCAACCAACTTGCCATCCAGAACTAAATTCTGTAAGAACCTAACTGCTTCTTACAGCTCTGTGATTCTGACTAGTTATATCCAACTCATTGAGCCAGTTTACTTCGTTGGACCTTTCACCACTTGTGACGGTGATGAGTATGTATCATATCCTACATTAATTGTTTACACCGTTAACTTGAGATTTCACAGGGTACCTCATCAGTCAATAGATATTCGTCAGCCAATACAAGTCTACAACTGGGTGACAAAGCTTGTAATTCTGGTTCAAAAAACATTGCAGCTAATGTTAATCCATCCGGAATGCTGCATTCATCTGAGAGTTGGGATCAATTTGCAACTTTTTCTGCCTCCTCCTCTCAAATTGCTCAAAGTAGTGGAAGGATTACACATCTTTCCCAGAATCAAAATATGAAACCGTCAGGTTTGCGAATGCCATCACCATCATTATCTTTCTTTTGTCAGGTAACTCAATTTTGATTCATTAAGTAGACTTTTATAAGTTGAATACAGAAGGATTCCACATTTCTAATATTTCGAGGATCTGATTCTGGTGCAGCCTAAATCTTCTGCGTCGAACAGCTTGTCTTCAAGAGATGCAGACATCGATGCTCGTGGGTCTCAAAAACCTGGAAATTCAAGGTTGCGAGACAAAATGATTAGAATTCCGGAAATTGTTAATAACATCACAGAGAGCATTAAGAGCAATAGCACATCCATATGCCCCAGATCGCGACGTTTTATGCCATCCACTGCCGATGTTTTATGTGATgctttgaatattgaaaaaatgTGTGATAAGTCTgttgatggacaaactgatgaAAAAGGAAACAACAGAACTATATCTCTGGAGAATGTGGATTTCCTGAAGGTTGATTATGAAATTCGGCCACAAATTGACAATTGTGAACTGGAGATAAATGATGAGAATTTTCAGGTGGTTAATCGCAGTTGTACAGTAGAAAGTCTATCACGTGGAAGTGGATGGAGAAATCTAGAAACGACTGCAGAAGATAACAATGAGATCCACAAATCTGATGGAAAGAAGGCTGTTGATGAAGCATGTCAAGAACGAATTACATTTGATGTTTCCACCACAAATTCTGATGCCGATTTTGGAACACATCTTGAAGATGAAACTTATTACAAAGGGCAGAAATCTAAAATGATGCAAGGGGGCTGTAAAGATACCTGTAAGCCCGATTGTTGTAAGCCATTTGTGGCACTGATTGATGAGCTTGAGTATCCTCCCATTGAGATTGATAAGAGATGTGTTGAGACAATGGAAAGAGCTATTGAGCTTGTTGGATTGTCGGGATTACAGAGGTCTAGCTGTGATGAAGGGGCAACCTCTGAAGCTTTGAAACACAGACCAACCAATGTCAGAAGTTCAGATTTTGGGTCTGACTGTCAGGATAAAAAAGCCGATTCTATAGATGTAATAGATGATAAATTACAAGCTGGAGAGGCAAATATTCAGGACACTATATTTGCATTACCTATTCCAGATTCCAAGAATAAGGTCAATCTTGTTCCCGAGGTTGGTGATGACATCAAAGAGAGTGGAAAAGTTTCGTTGATTCAAGATGATTGTCTTAGAGTGGAACTGGACTCACCAATAACTGATGAATATAATACAAGTGGTGGATTGTTTTCTGAGAAGCGAACATATTTTCGAAAGCCTCAACAAGAAGAAATTGTCGAGACACATCCATCAGTTGGCCTGGACAGAAATGATAGAAACAATCTGAATGAAACTAATATGGACAGCCATCAAACTCTGGTTGAAAAGCATGATTGCAATTCGGATAAAGTTGAAGTGATCGAACAATCACTTACAGATGCGGAGGTAGATTTTGTTGGCAATTCCCCGACATTAATCCACAAAACTTCCAATCTGGATGGTATATATGTGTGTAAAGCTAGCTACTTTGAACTTGACATTCCTTCTAGGGAAACAATGCAATCAGAGGTTTCTGCGAATGGGTCAGGGGATGATGGCAACTATTTGAGGAATGGTAAATCAGAAAAAGTTTTGTTGCTTGATCCTGCGAATGGAAACATGTCAGAGGCTCTTTATCTGGACAATGGGACCTTGGAgatagacctttgcagttcatTTCCTAAAACCAATGATCATGAAGTTTCCAAAAATATGTATAATGAGGTGACAAAGGCAATGCCATTGATAAAAGATGATTGTCAAATGAATCGGAAAGGTTCCAGTTTGTCACCACAGGAAGGTGGATTTGACATAGATAACCAGAGAAATATCTCAGATTCAAGGAATATGCTTGCACAGCCACCAGAGACgaataaattaaatgaatgctGCATTGAACGTTGGGAGCATTTGGAATTGCCAAAATTTAGAAGTGGAGAGGAAAAAATATCATGCACTAATGATGGATTGCATATAAAAAATCTTTTGCAAAATCAAAGGACTGCTTCTGATGAGTCCCTTGAAGATGATTCATTGGGCAGTATATTTGCGACTGTTGCTGGGTCAAATGTCATGCATTTCGGTGCTGTGAAAAACACCAGTATTTCTGCTAAAGAATTATCCTTAAAATCTGAATGTTGCAATGTTTCTGATGGAACTGGTGGTCGGTCATCTTTTGTGGATGCAATAACAGATCCTGCAAGCATCGAACCTTTTTCAGATGACAATACCATTGAATTTCACCAAGAAACTATTAATTCTATTCATGAATCACGTCCTAACTCAGGCCATGATAAGGCTAAATCTGCATTAGCAACAAAGTAAGCATTAATAGCCAATTCTTTTCTTTATTAAATTCGTCTTCTTTGCACAATTAAATGTTTTCATCATGTCTCTTTCACAGCAACAATAAATATGGGGTTGGACATAGTGGAAAAAGTCATCCCTGTATTCTTTCGCCAAGTACTATTGCATTTTCTGATGAATGGTTGGCTGCCATTGAAGCAGCAGGAGAGGTAAGTTTATGCCGTCATTTGTTTTTCAGACATTTCTGATATACATAAAGTAGATGCATTTTGTCTCCAAAATGTTACCAACTTTTCCTTCTGCTGGAGAAATGGTTTTAgatgcaattttttattttcaattgtGCTAAATTGCTTTACAATCTTGTCTACCATATCCATGAGAGTTTTTTTAATGATGATCCAATTTTCGTTTTAAGAGATAAAATCCATGTTACATCTTAATCGGTTGGTGTCGTTTTCAGTTTGTCACTTTAGATCCTTTAGTACAACTCCTGTTTCCTACACGAATTCACAGTTTATTTATAATGTATGATTTATCTTATCCTTGTTCGTAGCAGCTCCTTTTTCCTTTCTAGTTTTGTTCTCTTCTTATCATTGAATGTTTAACTCTGCCGCCTGGCTTTGGCGAGGGCTGTAATAagtaaataacaaaaaaaaggtTATACTGACTTTTCAAGAAACGAAAATAAAACCAAACTTCTTTTGTTGCATGGAGCCTTGGAGGGAGTATGTTATTGTCTAAAGGATACTATTATCGAACTCATTCTAAGTCGATATAAGTTATCATCTGCATATACTGGGCCAGAATTATCAAGTTCTGCTTTCTTCTTTATCACTGAGATAATTCATTCGCTAAGCTTCATTGACAATTAAAAACAATTGTTGTTTCATAAGTGTAATGGACACGTTTCATTTCTACAAAGCTGGCTGGTTGTTAAGCAGGCCATCAAAACTTCAGGCCCCAATAGTCAGTAACATGTGCGGTCAAAATTATGCTTGTAGATGGGTATGAATTTTGTGTCAGACTTAGTCAGTCACACTACATATCGAGGGTTATAGGATGCCAAAATATTCGTGTTTGTTTTATTTACCATGCTTATTCACTCCGTGGCAATTTTGCACATTCTTAATGGGGAGCTCTTTGCCTTTGGGGCTTCTTTTGCTTTTACATTCTTATTGTTCACTAAATTTGCGGTCTATGTCTATCTGATTGGTTTAAAGCATTTTTTTCACCTGCTtgctttttttatatatttttctgaAATCTAAGTTAGATTTTTAAGTCAATTGACTATGTTCTTTGGAATGGCATATGAAAATATGAACATGAAAAGAATACACTTGTATTGGTTTTAATTACCAACTCATCAAATATATTATCACAAGACAGTTGAGCAATGCCAGTGCTCAACTTAAGTTTGCTAAAAAATTGTACTGAAGCTCCTTTGATATGCATTTCTCTTCATTCATGAGGGACATTATCAATTGACTAAAAATGGAAATTTCTACAGCAAATCCTCACCAAGAAGGGTGGGGCTGTACAAAATTCACCCCCCGATAAACTTCTTCCTGAGCCAAGCCCATGGTCTCCGGTATGCCTTGAACTTTATCTTCTCAGTTTTGAATGTGTATATCATGTTGTGCTACTTAATATATGCTGCTTCTGTAGAtgtaaaagggaaaaaaaaactTGTCATATATCAGATCATAATTTGGAAGTTAGCTCTCTTTCTTTTGCTCATCACTTTATCTCTCTTGGTGAGTGTAGTTGATTAGGAAATTTAGATGATGAACCCCTATTATCGATCTGAAACCTTATGTTATGGTGTTAAAAAAAAGACAGAAAAGATGTGCTAATCTTTTTTCCTACAGTTTCCCTTTCCTCTTTACTCTCTGAACTAAAAGGTTTATCATATTTGTTCGTCAAATTTGCTTTGCTTACCGTGCAAGTCTAATGCACATTGATTTTTTTATCAACCTAGTTTGGTTAATCATGGATCAGCTCATAGCTTTCTTCCATGTATTACGTCTGTATGATATATTACCTTTCTTTCTTGGCTCAGTGTTCTCATATATTCTTGTCACACTTTTCAGAAAAGGTTTCAACACTCTATCTTAGAATCACAGTTTTTCCATCTGCCTCTCCTAATCTATCTAGCTTTCCCTTTGCCTCTTCTATCAGGGGCAGTATGCATGGCCTCCTTTTCTATCTTAGAATCTCCACTCCTCAAGCAACACAACTACGATAGAATGTCTTATTTTGACAGTTCTTTTTTCAAGTTTGATATTAATgcccaaaataattattttagtttGCAATAGCATTATTGCATATTTTCCAAGGCTATCATTTTcccattattttttaaaaaacttaaaAGTGAGAGGAGAACCTTCCTTCTGCTACAGTTAATGTCGACAAAAACTTTATCATAATCGGAGATATTGTTCTGGCTTCTCAGTTATATAATTAGTTGTGCTTTCTGCTTGATTCCCTTTTATCTTTACTTATGCCCCTGCCTAGCTGGGCTAGTTGTGaaatttatttgtttaaaaCCAAAATGCACTACTCAAGTTTAGCTTGTTTGGGATGACATCTGTAAAGGAACACTCTTTAGTGATGGGAGAGTTTTCCTTGTACAAGTAAAGAAGGCGGCGAAAATGAAATACATAGCAATTGATTCTGTGACTTGGCCTCAACATGCCATCATCTCGATTTTCCATAATATAGAATCATCTTCTTTGGACTTTCAGGTCAAAAAGAACAATCAGATCGGACCATTTGACTGCACAAAATTCAGCAACAATCTGCACTGACCCTAAACAATCAACTACGAACATCCTTGTTCTTCATTGTAACTACTGTTCTAATCTAGACTGACTTAGTAGGGCAGTTAATTACGACCAACATATGCTACCTTACAAAGAATAAGAAATCTTTCTATTCTTTTGTTCAATTATTACCAATAATGCTTGATTCCACTATTAAACTCAAAGGATATATATGCAATATCTTGTTGCTTTGTGATCTCGGTTAGTGCTCAATATGAGTGTTGTATTTGGTTATGTTCATGGACATTACAATTTTGTTTTTCTAGCGCCCCTTCTAAACTGGTGCTAGAAGCTAGAACGTGGTGGACCTTTAGGCCTCGATGAGTTGTGGGGTTCTCCTACTGCTATACAGACACCACATATAGTTAATTAATTCGATAGAGCCAATAGTCACAGTAGAGGGGTACTTTACAAAAGGTAAAAAGAAGGAACGTGAATGTGAAAAATGAATTTCTCATCTATTGATTCATCTGTCGCCCGTTTTACAATTTAAAAGAAATATGGAAAACATTAagttaatataaatatatactgCCAAAATTAATTTGATATAATATCTTTTTTTGTTCTATTTTCCATGCGACCCAGTGCTACTTCAATCTCCTTTAGTAGTGCACTACTTTTTTCAAGTGGAAACTAGCGCGACACCATCCGTAGGCCTCCATTATCTCACAGTGGTATCTTACGTGTAATACATCAATCTGTTCACCTTTTGTATCCTTGCTAGCACCGATTGAGGACCCTATTGCATTCTAACATTACTGCTGGTGGTCAGGATGCAATGTTCCTCACCCAACCAACAATCCATACATTACCCAACTTTAATGAACTTAGCATGgttgtcatttttttttaaaaaaatgaaagaaataCATTTTTTATCCTGTAATTGCACATTTTCTATTTCCAGTCTTGTTATATCAAAATTTGTAGTATTTATGCACTAACttgcaaaaaaaaatttctctctttttttggtTGGAACCCTGCCTAACCACTGGAAAATACTTAGCTTTCGATAGGATGTGCTGACATAGGATTTAAAATTGGAATCTTGATTTTTTGGAATAAAGATCAAAAAATCAAGATAGCATAAATCCACTTCATTAAACccacaaaaataataaaattcaccCACACTTATTTTTCCCACACCCTCCAAATCATCGTTTACAAAAGAAACACAAGTTTGATGTCCCCACCAACACtaaggtttttttttaaaaaatatataaattacttatttaaaatcatatattttaatttttttaaaaagaatccGTCTTTCAAATTTGCTGGTGGTTGGCTTGAAAATTTCTGTTCTTATCGTTCTTCATTCAATGCTTACTTATAAAGATGAGCATGGTTGAGGATTTAATCCTTGCATCACGATGCGTATCATCCTTGGAAGAAAATGCTGGCATGTGAAACTTAGAAAAAGATAGTTCTTAGAATTGAAATAAATTTATGTGGTCTTTGCTCGAAAATTATCaagataaatgaaaaatcaCAGTTTCTCCAGTTTCAACTGAGAAAAATACGCTTAGTTTTTGCTTTCATAAAGAGTGTCAAAAAATCATTAAGAAATGGATAGAATTGAAACAATAATAGATTGTTTGGTGATAGGACATCGAGTATTTTGTTCTAATATTGATTTTTTCACTTAGACAATGTCTATTTTTTAGTCATCTAACTAGGTTCTTTTGATCGATTTTagtttttcatcaaaatcatacAACTACATAGTTAATATATttgttaaaatttataattacatTCACGTGCATATctcgaaaaaaattaaaaaacgaTACTTACGAaaatttaacaataaaattGATCATTTAATTACATTTGTCAATTTGATCTCCATTCATTAATCCATTTCCAGGGAATCACTCGATAAACAATAGTGACATGAAGTAAATATAAGCTATTGTCCTGCGATTTTTCATCGAATAAAATTCATCGATTATTGAATCAGTATCTATTCTTGCACTAAATTTTCTTTCAATGTAGATAATCATATAATCTGTCAATAACTCTTCTTTCATCTTATTCCAGAGTGAGGTCTTAAGAAATTTCATAGCTGAGAATGATCGTTCAGTTGTTGCCGTAAAAACATTAAGCGTTAAAACaagacaaatcaaatctttaaaaaaaaatttaccggAGCAGCGAGGCAAGCATGCTAGGGCGGAAGATTCTCCTCGTCATAGTGCTCCGGGTGAAATTTTCTGCTTGAAACTCACGTTGCGGAGGAAAAACAGAAAATCcactaaaaatatatatcatacAGAAGTTAATCTCAACTCTATATATACATACCAAAAATCTAATCTTCTATGACTTCATCACTACATAAGCTGAAAAATAACTACAAACTCAACCAAGTCATAGTTTGAATCTTTCTAGATAATAAACGGAATAAACTAATTAAGTAGCAAAAAACAATCATTTCACCTCGTGCAAACTCAATCGAGGCCCGCTGCCGCATAAGCTTTTTCAAATCTCTTACCATAAATTCCTTTCAAATCCTCATTCTCATAACTTTTTTCAACTCGAGGTCATTATTTACAATACTACAGTTGATAGAGTAATTTCTTTTATAATTAAATggattgaaaataattttagtggactaaattataaatataattattttattaactaAACAAAACTTTAATGTCGAATAAAATTAGATATATACTATAAttactaatatttttttttgtggcTCCTCCTTGTCCATTTCCCACTACTGACTTTGTAGGTGGTGGGAATGGGCGGCAACTTCACGTCTCTTTTGACTCGACAAGGGCGGAAACCGCCATGCTGGCGACATAAATCGCATGTCAAATTCTTGCTCCGTATCTTCTTCCACAGAGGCCAAATATAATGATCACACACAAGTAAGCACATGGCATGCAGTGGAAACCAAAGGAATGACCAGGATGGATCCTGTAGGTATTTGGAAATGGCGGGACAGGTTTATGTCCACGTTTAAAGCCTGCAGAACCGAAGGGTGGCTTGAATTCCAATTGGGTCGCCTAGAAATATGCTGGTTAACCACAGTGGGATGATTCTGATTATGCATTTCAGGTCTTCAAGCTGTTTCCAATAATGCCGTTGGGTAGTATGTCTCCTTCATTCGAATCAATATTTTCAAGAAAAGTGAGAATCTATGCTCATGTGCTTTACATCAACATCATATTGTCTTTTGAGTCTGAGTTTTGTTACAATTAGATcacatatgtaattttttttataagatttGAGATTCAGATGTGAGATAAACCGTAACTCATGGACAAAAGACAAAAAAATTGGTAGAACGTATTTTTCCAAATTTAAAAGTgaaaaaaatcatttacaacATTCTCTATATATTCCACTATTAATAATTGGTTTAATTATTGTGTGGGATATCTATGATCGAGAATACGATAAGGTTGTCGATCCCGCAAACGCAGCTGTTTAATTATTTCAACATATGGAGAGAAGAGTGATAGAAGAGACATGAAATGCGTTTATGGAGATGATGAAAGGGGAGAAGAAACCTAAGGATCAAGAGAAAAGGGTAGTTTTCCAGCCGCCTCGTTTGCGGCCATAGGCGGTGGATGGTGACGGTGCTTCTCCATCTCCGGTGAATGTACTCCATATATATGATCCTACAGCGCTACAAAAATTAGCGCACGCGGATTCCATCTTCgtgtaaaacataaattattgTGTAGTCATAGTTTGAGTGAATATATATGAGTGGGAAAGTAGGTTTGCAGTTCAAAAGCGGGTCGTGAGAGTATGTCGAAAATTGAACGAATGGAATGAGTGAAATTTTGTGATTTAGGTAAAATATAAAAGgtaaaaatttgtatgagacgatctcattcTCAcaagtcatattttgtgagacggatctcttatttgtgtcatccatgaaaaagtattactttttatgctaagagtattactttttattgtgaatatcggtagggttttccgtctcatagataaaaatttgtgagattGTCTCAAAGTGTATGAACTTTTTAAACCGTATACAAAAAAAAGAGTCCTAAGCAAATTCCTTAATTACAAAGTGGGGGAGTTCTgcttattaaataataataaaagtaataatatCTCCCATGCATACGCACAGACCACAAAATAGGATGTAATATGACTGTAATGCTTAGTGACTGTAATGCTTAGTTTCGTATACGAGATGAGAGagaaattgataaataatctttCTTATCTCACGTTTGGTACATTTTTAGAAAGTCTATGATCCCTTGATAAATAAGTTATACACCTATCGTGTATACACCTATCTCACGTAACGCATAGTTCGAGGATTTTTTATATGTTATATACTTATCGTGTATATTTGTACGAGCATCGATGATGTGATATCGACCTATTAAATGTGATGAAACATAGAAAAATTGAACATTCAATAAGTGAGTATCATATTATCAGTTCTTATATAAGTGTGTATGATGAGTatgaaacatatcaaaactattaatTTTGATAGCTCGATATGAGTCAATTTTCCTGGATCGGCCAATGTTTGGACCCAACTTATCCAAAAGTAGTTCGATTCGCGAAGCAAAAGTATTAATAACTAGAATGATATATTGAAAGAGTAGTAGTCCAATGCATCATGGATGACATGAATCAACCCAAGGAAATACCGAAATGGCAGCTTTGAAAGCAATTAGTGGCCAACGATAAGGTTGCATGTTTTATTTAGTCCCTTCCAACTAATGGAATTGAACCCTCTGCGTTAATTTATTGCATATTAGATACAATCACAATCCTTGGTTGATGAGGATTTCTATTAAttcactattattattattattattattttgaaaaaatcgACAATTCTATTCTGTTTAtctaaaattaaagaaaataaaattttctacgAATATCTTCAAAATTGCCGAGAATGTTTTTTCAACAACTTGCTTGCATTTGTAAAACATTGCATGTATCATAAATTTTAATCCAATGCACTAAAATTAGGttctttatattatattttatatatatatatatatatatatatatatatatatatatatatatatatatatatatatatatatatatatatatatatatatatatatatataaaccctTGGAATTAATGACTCGGTTGGATCCAATCCATGATTTTATATTTCGTTTTTTTCCGATACTAATAGTAGGCAGAAAAAATGCAATACTCTGCAaccttatttatatttttttaaggaGAAGGATGACCAAGAGTCACTGAATTCTGCTAAA is part of the Primulina eburnea isolate SZY01 chromosome 1, ASM2296580v1, whole genome shotgun sequence genome and encodes:
- the LOC140835189 gene encoding uncharacterized protein isoform X3, giving the protein METMPFELKNRTPSDKSSEIVAGLASPSPASNEGSCCKENININKSETSKLNMEPLQMKRKKRGGGYNLRKSLAWDRAFFTEEGVLDPLELSMITGASRRELPVIDEGAPERIRDCFSAKAHSSSSKLASHKVSTRFGRKSVSRYGESPHPVPSSLKRPATVNAGKAAAKGLKLPKVPGSVTCFSSIRATKSSTLRVNHLKHNQITQPGSKISLKSHKNQTATKHSSSQPTCHPELNSGTSSVNRYSSANTSLQLGDKACNSGSKNIAANVNPSGMLHSSESWDQFATFSASSSQIAQSSGRITHLSQNQNMKPSGLRMPSPSLSFFCQPKSSASNSLSSRDADIDARGSQKPGNSRLRDKMIRIPEIVNNITESIKSNSTSICPRSRRFMPSTADVLCDALNIEKMCDKSVDGQTDEKGNNRTISLENVDFLKVDYEIRPQIDNCELEINDENFQVVNRSCTVESLSRGSGWRNLETTAEDNNEIHKSDGKKAVDEACQERITFDVSTTNSDADFGTHLEDETYYKGQKSKMMQGGCKDTCKPDCCKPFVALIDELEYPPIEIDKRCVETMERAIELVGLSGLQRSSCDEGATSEALKHRPTNVRSSDFGSDCQDKKADSIDVIDDKLQAGEANIQDTIFALPIPDSKNKVNLVPEVGDDIKESGKVSLIQDDCLRVELDSPITDEYNTSGGLFSEKRTYFRKPQQEEIVETHPSVGLDRNDRNNLNETNMDSHQTLVEKHDCNSDKVEVIEQSLTDAEVDFVGNSPTLIHKTSNLDGIYVCKASYFELDIPSRETMQSEVSANGSGDDGNYLRNGKSEKVLLLDPANGNMSEALYLDNGTLEIDLCSSFPKTNDHEVSKNMYNEVTKAMPLIKDDCQMNRKGSSLSPQEGGFDIDNQRNISDSRNMLAQPPETNKLNECCIERWEHLELPKFRSGEEKISCTNDGLHIKNLLQNQRTASDESLEDDSLGSIFATVAGSNVMHFGAVKNTSISAKELSLKSECCNVSDGTGGRSSFVDAITDPASIEPFSDDNTIEFHQETINSIHESRPNSGHDKAKSALATNNNKYGVGHSGKSHPCILSPSTIAFSDEWLAAIEAAGEQILTKKGGAVQNSPPDKLLPEPSPWSPVKKNNQIGPFDCTKFSNNLH
- the LOC140835189 gene encoding uncharacterized protein isoform X2: METMPFELKNRTPSDKIVAGLASPSPASNEGSCCKENININKSETSKLNMEPLQMKRKKRGGGYNLRKSLAWDRAFFTEEGVLDPLELSMITGASRRELPVIDEGAPGGSQPTTEPLDLQQHENYQLKVLKNEGLSEERIRDCFSAKAHSSSSKLASHKVSTRFGRKSVSRYGESPHPVPSSLKRPATVNAGKAAAKGLKLPKVPGSVTCFSSIRATKSSTLRVNHLKHNQITQPGSKISLKSHKNQTATKHSSSQPTCHPELNSGTSSVNRYSSANTSLQLGDKACNSGSKNIAANVNPSGMLHSSESWDQFATFSASSSQIAQSSGRITHLSQNQNMKPSGLRMPSPSLSFFCQPKSSASNSLSSRDADIDARGSQKPGNSRLRDKMIRIPEIVNNITESIKSNSTSICPRSRRFMPSTADVLCDALNIEKMCDKSVDGQTDEKGNNRTISLENVDFLKVDYEIRPQIDNCELEINDENFQVVNRSCTVESLSRGSGWRNLETTAEDNNEIHKSDGKKAVDEACQERITFDVSTTNSDADFGTHLEDETYYKGQKSKMMQGGCKDTCKPDCCKPFVALIDELEYPPIEIDKRCVETMERAIELVGLSGLQRSSCDEGATSEALKHRPTNVRSSDFGSDCQDKKADSIDVIDDKLQAGEANIQDTIFALPIPDSKNKVNLVPEVGDDIKESGKVSLIQDDCLRVELDSPITDEYNTSGGLFSEKRTYFRKPQQEEIVETHPSVGLDRNDRNNLNETNMDSHQTLVEKHDCNSDKVEVIEQSLTDAEVDFVGNSPTLIHKTSNLDGIYVCKASYFELDIPSRETMQSEVSANGSGDDGNYLRNGKSEKVLLLDPANGNMSEALYLDNGTLEIDLCSSFPKTNDHEVSKNMYNEVTKAMPLIKDDCQMNRKGSSLSPQEGGFDIDNQRNISDSRNMLAQPPETNKLNECCIERWEHLELPKFRSGEEKISCTNDGLHIKNLLQNQRTASDESLEDDSLGSIFATVAGSNVMHFGAVKNTSISAKELSLKSECCNVSDGTGGRSSFVDAITDPASIEPFSDDNTIEFHQETINSIHESRPNSGHDKAKSALATNNNKYGVGHSGKSHPCILSPSTIAFSDEWLAAIEAAGEQILTKKGGAVQNSPPDKLLPEPSPWSPVKKNNQIGPFDCTKFSNNLH